In the genome of Pangasianodon hypophthalmus isolate fPanHyp1 chromosome 24, fPanHyp1.pri, whole genome shotgun sequence, the window ttattttcctttactgTAATGCAAAACTAAGAAAATCTAGGTATATTTGTGTGCAAACGAATACATTTTCTCTATTCATTAAATCATTATGTGTACTTTTGTTTAACAGCACATAAATTTGTGATCATTAATAAAGCAATTGCCTGTCAGGCCTCCTTACGTCTTCCAGTACCCTAGTTGTGCCAAATCGTGGCTGCGAGCCGATACAAGCCCAGCATGCAGTAGTCTAGTTCCCATGGGCCTGTTGGATTCTGTGTCACTTTATAAGCACTCCAACTGGTGCCAAAAAAAATCTGGTGAGCAAGTAGCTTTCCCACTTGCCACCACATTTGAAACAAATGGACTGTTGATAAACAAATGTTATACAACTGCCGTCTTTTGAAAGATTACGGgtatttgttttaaaaggagaccattattttgtcttcatttattcTATTCTTGAAATCATGCATGTAAAAGGGGAAGTGTGGATTGCAGCAAAATAAAAGTGGAACCTGTGTAGTCTCAACAGCACATGAGATGGAGCAATACCTGCAACAGATTTGAGACATAACTCACTGGGTATTGAGAAAGTAAGACCTGCCTACCATGGGAAAATTTGGACTTCAATGCATTACTACTTTTACCCAAATTTTCACAGAATATGAACAGCATAgtcagtttgtttatttttaagataatCCCTTATAGGGCAAAAATGATTTCACATGGGAAATTatgtgtgcttgttttttttatatacactattAGAAAAACCCTTAAGCGTTCATCAGCTTGTCACTCTGGGAGCGCccttaaatattttacatgtacAACTTTACAGAATGTTTCCCTGTCCCAGTTCCAAGTATAACACCTTTTGGAAACTAACTGTAGAACCATTAATCTTCCAAGGAATTCTCAAAGAAATCCGCTAAGTGTTGTGTTTTCATATAGACTATTTCATGTCATAGAGCGTGtgaaaataatttcatataatttcaTGTAGGGCGGCAccgtggtgcagcaggtagcattgccacctcacagctccagggtccgtggtttaatcctgagctcgggttactgtctgtgtagtgttttgcatgttctccatgtgtcgGTGTTCGTTTTgtccaggttctcctgtttcctccaacctccccaAAACATGCATCTAGGTGGATTGGTaatgtcaaaatgtccatgagtgtgtgaatgtgtgtgcatggtgccctgaaacggactggtgtcccatccatgCTGAATTCCGGATACACCGGAATAAATATTAGGTCTAAAAATAATGACACTAAATTTCATAAATGTCATAGTAATGCCACAAATGGCATGACTACATCTAAAACTGCATATTATATGTAATACATTGTACATGTACTATactaacattttctttaattcattcattttcagtaattgctttatcttggtcagggtcacggcaCTGTATGTCAGAAAAGCTACACTCTCTGggaaagggtactaaactgtgtCTTTCCGTGGCACTAGGGTGGTAATCTCAAGGGTAccacatcttttgtaccttcagTATGCATCTTTAACCTGGGAAGATTCattatagtgtacctttaaagtattactctaaaagctaattgaCCACAAGAGTGGTGCTTAAGGTCAAAGTATgtactttaaattattttaaagttgcTCTTCATTCACAGCACCATGtcaaagatacacactaaaggcaCAATAGATGTCCAAAGTGTAgtaacaaggaaaagtacactttaatacatttttctgagagtgtagccTATGGTGAAGTGTGATTTTCCTATTTCCTCTTACTTTTTAGTAGTAGTTTCCATTCAATTTGTACTCTAGCCTTCTGTTACAGCAAGCAAAcatgctcttttctctttcttttaacATGCAAAACACCTAAACATCTAAAACATCTAAACATGCTAAACATCTATTTGCATCTAaacatgcaaaatgcaaaagcaGTTAAACCCACTTTACATTAGTCTGTCATTCTATTTAGTACTTGCTACTACttagtatggtagtatgcaGTGCGGAGGGGACGCATTCATGTCCTTTGTGCGCTGCTGCATACTCCTTTAGGACGCTAGTATGCGGTTTGGGATGTGAGCCAATGGCCTCCCGCGGCCCCCGCGCAGCCTGAGAAATGAGGCCAAGCCCCGCCCCTAACAGGCCGACTATAGGAGTGTCCATTGTTATTGAAATGAGCTGAACAGAGGGAGTAGAGGAAGATCAGCCAAAGCTGAGGAGctccacactgcacacacaggaGCAGGCGCAGGCGCAGGGTGGCCGCGGGTAAAActtctcaccacacacacacttaggctaatagcaacagtttggggtaAGATCCTAccgctttttttattattattattattattatcttattattagAATAATGTAAATCTTGAATGTTGTGTGGTGTAATACATGCTTGTTTCTAAATCAGTGTATCTGGAGCAGCTCGGGTCGGACTGCTGGACTCCGCTATGGGCTGCTGAAGGGGCCGATGCTCTCTGGATAGTCTGATGAAACTCGTGAACTGTAGGCGAGGAACACATTTTAAACTGTTTGCATCTGTTTTCTGAACACTTATCCTGTAAAATAACTGTGGCGTATTCCTACTGACTAAGTTGCAGGGACATTACGGATTATATTTTCctccaaaaaataataaataataataataaaaataataataaagccagaacaagaacaagaggCAAGAGCGCGCAAGGAAGGCAACTGGTTTCCGGTCCGTTTCCGGTCTGTTTCCGGTGAGATTTACCTGCTGAGAGCATGAGCCAGGCGGACGTGAGCTGCTCGGCGCGTCAGCGCGTCTTCCAGGAAGCTCTGCGCAAAGGCAACACGGCGGAGCTGCACTCTCTGCTGCGCGGCATGACCAACTGCGAGTTCAACGTGAACTCGTTCGGGCCTGAGGGTCAGACGGCGCTGCACCAGTCCGTCATCGACGGTAACCTCGAGCTCGTCAAGCTGCTGGTGAAGTTCGGCGCCGATGTGCGTTTGGCAAACCGGGACGGCTGGAGCGCGCTGCACATGGCGGCTTTCGGAGGCCACCAGGACATCGCACTCTACCTCATCACGAGGGCCAAGTACTCATCAGGAGCGCTCTGAGAGAAGCCAGCAGACGCAGAGAAAAGCCGGACATGAATTAAAGCAGGTTTCCCTTTAACCTGGTCCTGGAGTGAAGCCCTAATCCACCTCATCTAGAGCTGCTCGATATATCGCTTGTTCACTGTTATTGCGATAATAGCTTTTGCGATACTTGCGTAATAATCTGACCAGATCGGATTGCCCCTTTATTTTCTGATCTCAGCAAAAATCCACTCAAGGCACTGTAAAATCTTGCAGAATATCAGACCATGGTAATTATGTactacaattataaataatcaaCCAATTACAACAGATTAATCAGTCAGGTGGTTATTTTCATCTGAGCATGGTTTAGAGTAGTACATTATAAAAACAGCCCAATCTGGTAACACAGACTGCAGTGTCCAAAAGAAGCCTTTAGAAAATCACAAAATTCTTAGTGTTCTGTGACCTCCCTCAGAAGATGAGTGTCTCCAACAGAGGTAAAACCGTGCCACATCAGCAGTTCAccagtgtgctttttttttttttttttataagatgTATTGCAATCATGAAATGTAGCAATATGTGGTATTTTTTTCGATATCATGCAGCTCTACCCTGCACATTTTTGTGTTCTCCCTGCTCTGCTGCACTCATTTTAACCTCATTAGGGCTTTTTCAATAGCTGGTGAGTTGAGTCGGGTGTGGATAAACACCAAAATGTGCAGTTTCTGAGgactccaggaccaggattgTGAAACGCTGCCTTAAGCCTATCGCATTCGACCACTTTTTGTGCCAAAGTCAAAGACTGATTATTGGTGATATAGTGTGGCACGGATTCAAGTCCAAAATGCAGATGGTGTTGGGTTGGTACAATGTCAAAGATGTGGTTTGTGAACAATGAATAcagtttatattatacatttaatcAGTGCATGATTTATAGATTACATTCTGAATATATTCTACTCACAGATTGCTGACACTGAGATACAATGACATAGCTGGATTGATATATACATGTTAAACAggttctttgctttttttttaaatggcaggAATGGTTATTAGCTGATTGATGCATATAGGGTTATGACTTTGTCAGGATTCTTACCTCAAAATTGGTGTGGAGACGTTCACACAGTAAAAGATTCAGGATCTCCAGCGAAATATGCATTTCTTCCATGGCTTTTAAAGAGCAGTTGTTGTACATGGAAGCCTCAGCTTGTAAAACCCTACTGATTTCCAATTTCTAGGAACATTTTTCCCCCTAACTTGAACACAGTGTAAACACAATAGTATCAAATTTAAATTCACACCAGCAGGGGATTTAGGCTCAAGCTACCTAATTGTGAAATGAGGAATGACTGGGTGCTTTCAGGGCCAAGCCTGTCACCATTATCGTTTTATGCTAtagtcattttaaatgttagacTGCTCACTCAATGTAACTTATTAGTTTCTCAAGAAGTTGAGCAGATTCACAGAATCATATTGTATTACACACGTCTATCCAATGCACTGCATATTGAAGTACATAAGCCTGTTTTTTTGCCCAGTTTTATTGCCAATGCTGGAAAAATGTTCTGAGTTTAGAAAATTGTGAGAAAACACTGATGAAGTATCATTCAAAGCCAGTATAGAAATATGCATCATTTATACTTGAGAATGTTTGAAACTATTGCACTGATGGCTGTTTTATGAACAGTTGGTGTCACAACCAACTTTGAAAGATACTATTTttctaaatggaaaaaaaatcatattgtatGGAAGCTCCATGGTAGGTTAGTCTTCTCTCACTTTTGGCAAAGACATTGAAATGTCTGTAGATGTTGATTTAGAACTTTGTGAAGCGCTTTACTTggtgttcctccttgcacaataTCGAACACTTGTCACAAAAACGTGACATTGTTTTAATATCTGAGCAATTTCAACACTCAATGTTATGTTGATTTCTTTTCATGGAAGAACATTCAGGTAAAGTGTTCAGTAATTCTTGGAGCACTTCTTCACAGAAGTCCCGTCCTCCTCTTTTTAAGGGGGGCGTTACATGGTAAAATCGGTGTAGCGCAATGTTACACAATGCACAAGTCTTTACTTGATAATGCCATAACATTTATgacatgagagtaaaaaaaaaataccatccTTGGTTGAGATAAATGTCAAATGACTGTGATTTTATTGGACCAACTTTTTGGAATTCTTATTTTCTGCAAAGAGAAGTTCAGAAAAAGAGACCAAACCACTGATCTCTTGTTATGCTTTTGtgaattgttgatatgttgttgttttatatcTGTCTAGAAGGTTTGttcttaatgttttaaatggtgTAAGTGGTCATATTTTGAAAgatattacatgtttatttgtatCTTTGTACAAAAgcctttttaaatattaaattctgCTTTTCTAAAAGAGAGTTATGTTCATTGAGTGTCTGAGGATTTTTAGCCTAgactagctaataaatatatacattatcgTGTTAGCCATTTAATGGGTTTAGTTAGCCTTGATTTGTTCTGCTTAGCATGTTCAGCTTGCTAGCTGATAGCTCCTTTAGCTCAGCTGTATACATTGAACAGTCTACAATCTGGTATACATAGCATTAGTGCGTGTATTGCTATGTAAATTAACTTGTTTCCCTTCATACAAGGCACTTCAGGCAACTTGTTATGAAATGACCATGTACAATAGTAAGGAAATCGGAAATACTTAGCTATACTAGTACAGACGAtggaaaaatgttatttttgtgcCATGCATCCCATTTATATTTAGTCATAAAGCAGACGCTCTTATCTAGAGCAACTTACTGAATGTGTAACAGTTGAAGGCACAATGATTCAAAGCACCCATGGGATCTACAAGGGTTCATATGCTGAGTGACAAGATTGATCCTaatgatgagaaaaaaagatcattttaaaCCTGAGTGCAAAAACATTATTAAGTTCAGGAAACCAAGAAGTAATACCAAAGACAGTAACATTAAGCGTCTACTTCTAGCCTAGGTGcataaataattacacaaattTAAAGCGGTGAAGTAAAAAAGGTGTTCAGGAGGAATTGTCAGAAAGTCAGACTGATATCTTCTGAGAGGTGGGAGAAGGATCAAAAAGAGGCGAAAAAAAGCTGTCATAGGCATAGCAATGATAAGAGAGGGCCATGTGATCACTAAGCCCAGTGACTGGACCACAAACTGACCCCTGAGGGACTCCAAGCTACATGGTAGGATCAATTCTGTGTTCTAATGTGGTTAACAACACTGAGCATTCTTTGTGATATGTCGATATATAAAAGACCATACCAGTCAGCTGTACATTCATAATACTCTGAGGCACAACATGTCATATGTATCCTGATTAGCTGGTAGGGTTTTTTCCTCTGTATGAATTTGACCTCTTATAATGGCAATGCTTAACATAGCCTGGTGACTCAGTTTTTTTGATATGACTGTaaaatgtcattcattcatcttcagtaaacgccTTATCCTGGTAAGGGTCACAtggatccagaacctatccTGGAAACGCTGTgtgcgaggcaggaatacaccctggatgggacgccagtgcATGCACACATTCGAACACTtattcacaccaaggggcaattttgagtagccagtccacctagcagcatgttttttggaggaaacagaagaagaaacctaagcagacacagggagaaacatgtccacacagatagtaacccgAGCTCTGAGACCactgagctgtgaggcggcaacagCTGTAAAAATGAttgttctgtctgttttctgtaTGTTCACTCAAAAGCACAACTACTTATAAATGGAGAGAATCAtacaagataagataagataagattcTTTTGCCAGAGGTTGCTCAAACAGGTATGTCACAACAGTGtaggaataaaagacaatatattaataaagtagtaaaaaataaccacagtaTGTAACACAATAGCATAAAAGTGagatattttagtaaaaaatgagtaaaaaatagCCATATACTCTGATGGAAATATAACTGTCAGTTATATTAGAGAGCACAGTCATCATGATTGCTTTATTGTGGCCAAGCCGAATTCAAATTCCCTGCTGGGTTTACATAATATTATGATTTAGATGATTTAAAGGCACTGAGACTCATCTAAGGAATGATTCTGGAAATAAACCAGTTCCAGTAGGTAGCATTGagcctcacaactccagggtccctggtttgatcctaaACTTGTGTTGCTGCCTGTATGGAGTTTCAGATGTTCTACCTGTGTCCGCGTAGGCTTCCTGTGGGTTCTCCCTTTTtgccactgtccaaaaacatggaggtaggtggattggctacactagaTTGGCCCTAgttgtgcatgagtgtgtgaatgtgtgcatgaatGGTGCCCTCTGTTGAACCGGTGTCCCATGCTGAGTGAATTCTCCCGCCTTGCGCTTAGTGTTGCCAGGAtgggctctggatccactaTGACCCTGctcaggataaagtgtttactgaggatgaatgaatgaatgaatgaatgaatgaatgaagtagaCAACAAGGCCTTTTTGCAAGTAACGGGTAGTTTTAAATGGCAAACTATCAAACCTAGCACACACTGGGTTATATTTTCAGACAAATCGTGACAGCTGACTTATAGAGAGAGATTTTTTGCATACCTCAACACATATTTGCCTGAGAAGTCTATGAAGGATTTCAGCTAAAGAGATAAGATAACCACATTGCACAAGTATCTACATTTACcattcacaaattaaataaGCCTCTTATCTGAGGTCAGTCTACAAATTACATTGGTCTGATACACCAACTCTGGAATacttttgctgtgtttttactatagctgttttttttttttcaagtaccAACAAAGAGCTTTTGTGTTCAACCTGCATCCCCCATACCACCACCAACATACAGTGCATTTACTAAAATTTTCTTTTACGCAAATCGctctgggtctctctctctctcataactcTAACCTTTGGTCCCTGCATTGACAGAAGGGccaagagacagagggagtgagagacaggTGGCCAGGCCAATCCTCACATGCCCTCTGCTCCCTTTTTTTGCTTCCTTTCTTTTACTATTTCACTCCGTTTTGCGTGCTCTAGCTCCTGGTGACAAGCCGCCCCATTCACTTGTTcgctctcctcttctctctcgcTTTTGTTCGGCCAGCCCGGCTCTCTGCTCCCCTATTCAAGTTACAGACGTCCCACCATTGACGGGAGCCCCTGCCCAAGTCACACTGCCCTACCCTGCCCCccacccatgcacacacacatacgcgcacacacacatgcatgctcacacatacacagctctGCAGCTGCTATGGTAATGAGAGAGGAAGACGAGCGAGGTAGAAGGCTGGAGAGACTAGAGGAGGAGGGGTGCAGGgggagaacaaaaaaaaaaaaaagaaaaagggggaTCCTTCTCATGCAACTCAATAACCAGTGgccccagttttttttttaaatggaaaatccCTCTACCCCAAGTACACCTCCTTTCTTTCCCCTCCTGTTGGTTTCCCACCCTGCTCCCTATTCCACCACCCCTCATCTTGCCTCCGCACCTCCTCTCCTGACCTTCTCTTTCTCATTGAAATCCATTTTACACTGAACCCTGAAAATGGATGCTCAAAGGTGTGTAATGTAACCCCGATGCAGTGCAGCTTGAGAAAaatggtgtgtttatgtgtgagcAGCCAGTTCACAAAATGTGGAGTTTTGCACTGGGCTCCACTTGCCAAAAGTTTTGAAAGAGACCCTCTCTTTACCATCTGTTGAGCTCTCTGCtatgagagttttttttttccttttgggAAATGAGGGCCATAAATATGACTTACATATGGACAGCTTGCTATAGTGTCTATGCACTGGTAATGGAtgtaataaaaatcatatttattgtattgtatataaatacaattaCATACAATTACATATGCATTACActtaattaactttttaaataaatttaatttggagtcatttttacttttactggaTTAAAGTGAAATATGTacttttcatttgttcatttggctTTGTTCTACCTGTTACATAGTTTTTCTGTTTAGCTGATTTGGAAttactaaaacaataaaaaaaaattctcgtACATGAAGACGAATGGAAATACCAGACTATTTAGATGAATAAAATCCAATGGGAGTGATAAATGTTATGCTAAAATTATAGTATTGCTTGCTTACAAttttctttgcttaaaaaaagtgaaacatatTTTACCTTCTATGTTTTATCCTAATTGAATGCATACTGCAATGCTACTCTCAGGGGCAGTATACAATTATGACCAAATTAATATCCGAATGCATTCAGAACTTTAAGTCATTTAAATTCCAGTGGAATTTTTAAGGTAATTTGCTAGCATATAGCTATTACTTAGCATTAAATCTAAACCAAATCTCCATGCGCTCTGCCTTAGTGATCAACATCAACATTGACTTGCAGCTTGTGAACTTGGATCTGTCAGAAAATAGGCAGTAAATACCACAAGAGTGGGATATTCATGTGGAAACTTCTCGTAAACACAATGAACACAACCCCATTTGAACTCAGCGTAAGGTAATGCTAACTAGCTCGCACAGAATGAAATGTACTCTTCAACAGAGAGGTGCGTATTCTGTATGATACACTAAATTCTGTAAATTCTGATACAGAATTCTGTAAATTCCGTGACACATGggtttaaataattttgtctcATTGCAATTACATTAAATGTCTTtactatcatcatcaccatcatcatcactgcttATTCTGACGTTTATATCTAATCCTGCCTAATCCTGAGTAATGCGCTACTTAAAAAGTTTTTTCACTAGACACTTTCTTACTCTTGCTCCAGTAATTATTTAGATGACTACTATTACTTCATTATTCTCTACTAATGTGTATGAAaatctgtatgtatataaaatgcttTCTCAAATCCTATAGACTTAATGGgaacctgtatgtgtgtgtgtgtgtgtgtgtgtgtgtgtgtgtgtgtgtgtgtggttaggtGGGTGGGGGTATTTGTGGGAGCTGGGGGATGAGGTGACGGGAGCTGGACTATGCTGGCAGACGGTAGTGGGGCCCCATGCACTTCTCTTCTGCTCAGCTATTCGTCTTACGTCTGTGCAGGGTGACCTGTAGGATCACGTCTCATCTGCCCGCCTGTCGGATcagaaaagagttgcaggaggACC includes:
- the nrarpb gene encoding notch-regulated ankyrin repeat-containing protein B; translation: MSQADVSCSARQRVFQEALRKGNTAELHSLLRGMTNCEFNVNSFGPEGQTALHQSVIDGNLELVKLLVKFGADVRLANRDGWSALHMAAFGGHQDIALYLITRAKYSSGAL